A genomic stretch from Candidatus Methanomassiliicoccus intestinalis Issoire-Mx1 includes:
- a CDS encoding UbiX family flavin prenyltransferase, which translates to MRYLVAITGASGICYGLKLLEALQGEKEIIVSETGKAVMKHETGIGYEKLSEYGNLYSDDDLFAPSASGTHKIDAMIICPCSQSTLAKISNGIADSLITRSASVALKEGRKLILVTRETPLSVIMLENELKLAKSGATILPASPGFYKNQHTLEELIDFIVGKILDQLGQNHELFERWE; encoded by the coding sequence ATGCGTTATCTCGTTGCCATTACTGGAGCTTCTGGAATCTGCTATGGGCTGAAACTTTTAGAGGCTTTGCAGGGAGAGAAGGAAATCATAGTCTCCGAAACAGGAAAAGCAGTAATGAAACATGAAACTGGCATCGGCTATGAGAAACTCTCAGAGTATGGGAACCTTTACAGCGATGACGATCTTTTTGCACCTTCCGCATCCGGTACACATAAAATCGATGCTATGATCATCTGCCCCTGCTCCCAGTCGACTCTGGCAAAGATTTCCAACGGGATAGCCGATTCTTTAATCACGAGGTCTGCGTCAGTAGCTCTCAAGGAAGGAAGAAAACTTATCCTGGTTACCAGAGAAACGCCTTTAAGCGTGATCATGCTGGAAAATGAGCTGAAACTTGCTAAGTCTGGTGCTACAATCCTGCCGGCCTCGCCAGGGTTCTATAAAAATCAGCATACCTTAGAAGAACTGATTGATTTTATAGTCGGAAAAATACTGGATCAGCTCGGGCAGAACCACGAGCTGTTTGAAAGATGGGAATGA
- the leuS gene encoding leucine--tRNA ligase, translating into MSDWTTEIEAKWQKRWYDARINEAERDSRPKFMIIFAYPGLTGYLHVGHMRGYTYVDAIGRFMRMTGHNVMFPVGTHATGNGAISLARRVERGDSKTIEYLKNNGCTDEDLEKLKDPLSVVSFFNDVYIQQYWKRFGFLSDWRRFTSTVHPGYSKFIQWQFRKLHDKGMLFQKPYFAPACIECGPVAVDPSETDLSKGGNAETTEYTLLKFKCEDYFLVAATVRPETVYGQTNFWVNPDVEYVKVKINDEIWVISPQSFEKMKLQKDGMELVGTVPGRELIGKMATAPVIHRDIPVLPAKFCKPEVGTGLVTSVPSDAPDDWISIHILKKNDEMIREYGLNPEMVKSIKAIPIIDTKGYGPLPAAELIEKMGITEAGDPRLDEAKKLIYKDGFHTGVMNLNCGPFAGMKVEEAKEKMKQMMLDSGEADVFYDLSEEVICRCGLPVFIKKVPDQWFIDYANPEVTEQTKEHCKGMHILPADYYNNVQGVLDWFRERACVRQGNWLGTRFPYDDKWIIEAISDSTLYPVYYIISKYYFEGVINEDEMTEEFFDYVLLGKGNIETVAKNTRVDLDTLYNIREDVLYWYPLDLNLGGKEHMTVHFPAFLMNHAAILPKDMWPRGIFVNWYVTGKLGKISKSKGGAEPIPDAAGKFGVDALRLYYAHIAVPFADVAWDEDAIVTYEARMERILRTIDSLKELNGTDLKDIDAWLISRMNTRIDTIRDCMYEYDIRGMANEVYFEALNDMRWYMRRGGSNKKTAQKALDIWVRMMAPITPHIAEEVWESLGHKDFVSIADYPEYDENDSDFGAEISEEYLESVIDDIKEILKVIDNQNAKNAEEDPAAAPKVPGTIYIYTTPMWKMKVQALAKEMLGNMRLPALLRPAAVAREMRRSGAEDDSIIETAFDAGRKAASRMLTIPSFTKAVMANNELKKRGKESADFARKLAEEFNRKSDAEIAKATLDLNEYEYLKEAESFLASELGCDVKVYSADDSDAPDPQKKARASAPKRPAIYIDLV; encoded by the coding sequence ATGTCCGATTGGACGACTGAGATAGAAGCCAAGTGGCAAAAACGATGGTATGACGCCAGAATCAATGAGGCGGAGCGCGATTCAAGACCAAAGTTCATGATTATCTTTGCATACCCTGGCTTGACTGGATATCTTCACGTTGGCCATATGAGGGGATACACCTATGTGGATGCTATCGGGCGTTTTATGAGGATGACAGGTCACAACGTTATGTTTCCTGTGGGAACTCATGCAACTGGAAACGGAGCCATTTCGCTCGCCAGGCGTGTGGAGAGAGGAGACTCTAAAACTATCGAGTATCTCAAAAACAACGGCTGTACCGATGAAGACCTTGAAAAGCTGAAGGATCCTCTCAGTGTAGTTTCGTTCTTTAATGATGTTTATATTCAGCAGTACTGGAAGCGCTTTGGATTCCTGTCAGACTGGCGCAGGTTCACCTCTACAGTGCATCCAGGCTACAGCAAATTCATTCAGTGGCAGTTCCGCAAGCTGCATGATAAGGGAATGCTGTTCCAGAAGCCTTACTTTGCACCGGCATGCATAGAATGCGGACCGGTTGCTGTGGATCCTTCAGAAACAGATCTGTCAAAGGGAGGAAATGCAGAAACAACAGAGTATACGCTTCTGAAGTTCAAATGCGAAGATTATTTCCTGGTGGCTGCGACTGTAAGACCTGAAACTGTATACGGACAGACCAACTTCTGGGTGAACCCCGATGTTGAATATGTCAAGGTAAAGATAAATGATGAGATCTGGGTCATAAGCCCGCAGTCTTTTGAAAAGATGAAGCTGCAGAAAGACGGAATGGAACTTGTGGGAACTGTTCCGGGCAGAGAACTCATCGGCAAGATGGCCACAGCGCCTGTGATCCACCGCGATATCCCGGTACTGCCGGCTAAGTTCTGCAAGCCCGAAGTCGGAACCGGTCTGGTGACTTCAGTGCCCTCAGATGCCCCGGATGACTGGATATCAATTCATATTCTCAAAAAGAATGACGAAATGATCAGGGAATACGGGCTGAATCCTGAAATGGTAAAGTCCATCAAAGCTATACCGATCATCGACACCAAGGGCTACGGCCCCCTGCCGGCAGCTGAACTTATTGAGAAGATGGGCATCACCGAAGCCGGGGATCCCAGGCTAGATGAGGCTAAGAAGCTGATTTACAAAGACGGTTTCCACACTGGAGTGATGAATCTCAACTGCGGGCCCTTTGCAGGCATGAAAGTTGAAGAGGCCAAGGAAAAGATGAAACAGATGATGCTCGACAGCGGGGAGGCAGACGTGTTTTACGATCTGTCCGAGGAGGTAATCTGCCGCTGCGGACTGCCGGTATTCATCAAAAAGGTTCCAGACCAGTGGTTCATTGACTATGCCAACCCTGAAGTAACTGAGCAGACCAAGGAGCACTGCAAGGGCATGCATATTCTCCCGGCTGATTACTACAACAATGTGCAGGGTGTCCTAGACTGGTTCAGAGAGAGAGCATGCGTCAGGCAGGGAAACTGGCTGGGAACTAGATTCCCCTATGATGACAAATGGATCATCGAAGCCATCTCAGATTCCACTCTTTATCCTGTTTATTATATCATATCTAAATATTATTTCGAAGGAGTAATAAACGAAGACGAGATGACTGAGGAATTCTTCGATTATGTCCTGCTTGGCAAGGGAAATATAGAAACCGTGGCTAAAAATACCAGAGTCGATCTGGATACCCTCTATAATATCCGTGAGGACGTACTGTACTGGTACCCGCTGGATCTCAACCTCGGCGGCAAGGAGCATATGACTGTGCACTTCCCGGCGTTTCTGATGAACCATGCCGCCATTCTGCCCAAAGACATGTGGCCGAGGGGAATCTTTGTAAACTGGTATGTCACCGGCAAGCTGGGAAAAATCTCCAAATCCAAGGGCGGTGCAGAACCTATTCCGGATGCTGCAGGAAAATTCGGTGTGGACGCGCTCCGTTTATATTACGCCCACATAGCCGTGCCTTTTGCAGATGTGGCATGGGATGAGGATGCCATCGTAACTTATGAAGCCAGAATGGAGCGTATTCTGAGGACAATAGACTCTCTCAAGGAGCTGAACGGCACTGATCTCAAAGATATAGATGCCTGGCTCATTTCGAGGATGAATACCCGCATTGATACCATCCGCGACTGCATGTATGAATATGACATCAGGGGAATGGCTAACGAAGTTTATTTTGAGGCTCTCAACGACATGCGCTGGTACATGCGCAGAGGCGGCAGCAACAAGAAAACCGCCCAGAAAGCTCTGGATATCTGGGTAAGAATGATGGCGCCTATCACGCCGCATATTGCCGAAGAAGTCTGGGAGTCTCTGGGTCACAAGGACTTCGTCTCTATTGCTGATTATCCGGAATATGATGAAAACGACTCTGACTTCGGAGCTGAAATCTCTGAAGAGTATCTTGAGTCAGTCATAGATGATATCAAAGAGATTCTGAAAGTCATCGACAATCAGAATGCCAAAAATGCAGAGGAGGATCCTGCAGCAGCTCCCAAGGTGCCGGGAACCATCTACATTTACACAACTCCCATGTGGAAGATGAAAGTGCAGGCTCTGGCAAAAGAGATGCTCGGCAACATGAGGCTGCCTGCGCTGCTGAGACCGGCTGCCGTGGCCAGGGAGATGAGGCGTTCTGGAGCAGAAGACGATTCAATTATTGAAACTGCCTTCGATGCAGGGAGAAAAGCCGCCTCCAGGATGCTTACCATACCCTCATTCACAAAAGCTGTCATGGCAAACAATGAACTCAAAAAACGCGGAAAGGAATCAGCTGATTTCGCAAGGAAGCTGGCAGAAGAGTTCAATAGAAAATCAGATGCAGAAATTGCCAAGGCCACACTCGATCTGAATGAGTATGAGTATCTCAAAGAGGCAGAGAGTTTTCTGGCATCAGAACTGGGATGTGATGTAAAAGTCTATTCTGCAGACGATTCAGATGCTCCGGATCCACAGAAGAAAGCAAGAGCTTCAGCACCAAAGAGGCCTGCCATCTACATAGATCTGGTGTAA
- a CDS encoding tetratricopeptide repeat protein translates to MGTIESLRAAAESNDFNAMYYLGTAYALGKEVEKNDEEALKWYLKAAPQNAEAAFNAAMMYKDGLGTDADLEKALELFCTASSKGIAAASFQAGAIYLKRGMPEKAAGYFKKAAEAGLAEAQHNYGMACLRGDGIEQDCGEAVTWLTKSASQGNTISALRLGRMYLTGSGVLKDRQEAVKWYRTAGSPLADMIEESERGSSERKFALSAVLDETAENNEDLAEAFQMCREAAECGYSPAAAALGKMYEWGRGTGKDYTEAVRWYTTAAENGSAEAMHDLASMYALGNGVPQDYEAAVKWSEKAALCGNASAAYTLGVAYRDGWGVKPDEEKSFEWFLKGAELDSMESQYEAAVIFSRKGNEDEAVKWMSKAARQGHLGAMMALRERDENAIFKN, encoded by the coding sequence ATGGGAACTATCGAATCGCTCAGAGCCGCAGCAGAATCAAATGATTTTAACGCAATGTACTACCTCGGCACCGCCTACGCTTTAGGAAAAGAAGTTGAAAAGAATGATGAGGAGGCTTTAAAATGGTACCTGAAAGCAGCGCCTCAAAATGCCGAGGCTGCATTCAACGCTGCCATGATGTACAAAGACGGCCTGGGTACTGATGCAGACCTGGAAAAGGCATTGGAACTGTTCTGTACTGCATCTTCAAAAGGCATCGCAGCTGCATCATTTCAGGCCGGAGCCATCTATCTGAAGAGGGGCATGCCTGAGAAAGCTGCCGGTTATTTTAAAAAGGCTGCCGAAGCCGGACTGGCAGAGGCTCAGCACAATTACGGCATGGCCTGCCTGAGAGGAGACGGAATTGAGCAAGACTGCGGAGAGGCAGTAACCTGGCTGACTAAATCCGCATCTCAGGGAAACACTATCTCCGCCCTGCGCCTTGGCAGAATGTACCTCACAGGCAGCGGAGTCTTGAAAGACCGGCAAGAAGCGGTAAAATGGTACAGAACAGCCGGCAGCCCGCTGGCAGATATGATAGAAGAATCTGAAAGAGGCAGTTCTGAAAGAAAGTTTGCTCTGTCGGCAGTTCTTGATGAAACTGCTGAAAACAATGAGGATCTGGCAGAAGCTTTTCAAATGTGCAGGGAAGCGGCAGAATGCGGTTATTCTCCTGCCGCTGCCGCACTGGGAAAAATGTACGAGTGGGGAAGAGGAACCGGCAAAGATTATACCGAAGCGGTCAGGTGGTATACCACAGCAGCTGAAAACGGCAGCGCTGAAGCGATGCACGACTTAGCTTCCATGTATGCCCTGGGAAACGGTGTGCCTCAGGATTATGAGGCTGCTGTAAAATGGAGCGAGAAAGCAGCTCTCTGCGGAAATGCTTCTGCAGCCTATACCCTGGGAGTGGCATACAGAGACGGCTGGGGAGTGAAACCGGATGAAGAGAAATCATTTGAATGGTTCCTGAAAGGAGCCGAACTAGACAGCATGGAATCGCAGTATGAAGCAGCCGTGATATTCTCTAGAAAAGGAAATGAAGATGAAGCCGTAAAATGGATGTCCAAGGCTGCAAGGCAGGGACATCTCGGCGCCATGATGGCGCTGCGGGAAAGGGATGAAAATGCAATATTCAAAAACTGA
- a CDS encoding tetratricopeptide repeat protein yields MQYSKTDIEELERISGADPSAAYELGLRYYAGIYVKQDLRKAFALFRSAANAGNVGAMYLRGKCHGEGQGIWKDPERAVKWYMRAAIHGHRQAMYDLAESYMHGEGVGKNSEEAMKWYRKAAESGYGPACYRMGELCFHDDKEEALQWFSKGGELNDDLSAYSAGMIYYSKGDYENAIKFLKISAEQDNSDAYLRLSEMYLSGIGVAKNEEKAKELFERANRNVYELL; encoded by the coding sequence ATGCAATATTCAAAAACTGATATTGAAGAACTGGAAAGAATCTCCGGTGCTGATCCGTCAGCGGCTTATGAGCTCGGCCTGAGATACTATGCTGGAATATACGTAAAACAGGATCTCAGAAAGGCCTTTGCGCTGTTCCGTTCTGCAGCCAATGCCGGCAATGTCGGGGCAATGTACCTGAGAGGAAAATGCCACGGCGAGGGCCAGGGAATCTGGAAAGATCCTGAAAGAGCTGTAAAATGGTATATGAGGGCGGCTATCCACGGCCACCGCCAGGCCATGTATGATCTGGCCGAATCGTATATGCATGGAGAAGGAGTGGGAAAGAATTCCGAAGAAGCAATGAAATGGTACCGAAAGGCGGCTGAATCAGGATACGGGCCTGCATGCTACAGAATGGGAGAACTTTGTTTTCATGACGATAAGGAAGAAGCTCTTCAATGGTTTTCCAAAGGAGGAGAGCTCAATGATGATCTGTCCGCATACAGCGCAGGCATGATATACTATTCAAAGGGAGATTATGAAAATGCCATTAAATTCCTGAAAATTTCTGCTGAGCAGGATAACAGCGATGCATATCTCAGACTGTCAGAAATGTATCTCAGCGGCATCGGCGTTGCAAAAAATGAAGAAAAAGCGAAGGAGCTCTTTGAAAGAGCCAACCGGAATGTTTACGAATTACTTTAA
- a CDS encoding tetratricopeptide repeat protein gives MNFEELVKAAEEGDMNAGTTLGIMYLSGDEIAQDFEMALKYILPAAESGNEEAMFYLGGMFLNGMGVEADVAKAIEYFTIAAKAGYDSAQLLLGLAYLEGEGVEKNLETAEMWLTAAAEQGNEDAAFELENLKSLK, from the coding sequence ATGAATTTCGAAGAATTGGTAAAAGCGGCTGAAGAGGGAGATATGAATGCCGGGACGACCCTCGGCATAATGTATCTCTCAGGTGATGAAATCGCTCAGGATTTTGAGATGGCTTTAAAATATATCCTTCCTGCAGCTGAATCAGGAAATGAAGAAGCGATGTTTTACCTCGGCGGCATGTTCCTCAACGGCATGGGTGTAGAGGCAGACGTTGCAAAAGCCATTGAGTATTTTACAATCGCTGCCAAGGCAGGCTATGACTCTGCCCAGCTGCTTCTGGGACTGGCATATCTGGAAGGCGAGGGCGTTGAAAAAAATCTTGAGACTGCTGAGATGTGGCTCACTGCAGCTGCAGAACAGGGCAATGAAGATGCCGCCTTTGAGCTTGAAAATCTAAAGTCGTTAAAGTAA